Part of the Campylobacter suis genome, CACAATACATAGGATATATATTTACTGTATTCGCATATATATTAGTAGTAAAGATGAAAAAAAATGTGAGTAAAAATATGGAGCGGGAAACGAGATTCGAACTCGCGACCCCAACCTTGGCAAGGTTGTGCTCTACCCCTGAGCTATTCCCGCAATCAAATTGAAGTCCGCATTTTATCACTTTTTTTCTCATTTGTCAAGATATTTTTAAAATTTTTATCAAGCTATCTTTTAAAAGTTCACTTTCGTGAGGTTGTGAAAGATATATGGCGTTACTTTTTATGATAGGAGTTATCATCCCTGAGCCAAATTTGTTACCATCTGTGACCGAAATTTCCCCATTTTCATTAATATTGCAAAAGACAATATTGCTTCTGCCTTGTTTAAATTTTATATTTTCACAAATTTTGCCAGTTTGTATCTGAAGCGGTGTGCCAGAAATTAAAGGTAAAGCAAGTAACATGGCGCACAAAAATGCCGCCATAGGGTTTCCGGGTAAGATAAAAACTATTTTTTTATCTTTTGCAAATGCTTTGCAAGGACCACCAGGTCGTATATTTATGTGTTCAAATAACTCTTTATAGCCAAGCTTGATAAGCGCATCTTTCATATAGTCAGCTTCACCCTTGCTGGCTCCACCGGAGCAAAAAATAACATCAAAATTTTGCGCATTTCTCAAGGCTTCTATCGTGTCTTGTAGTTTATCTTTTATGATGCCTTTATATGAAAAATTTAACCCCTTTTCTTTTAAAAGTGCGCCGATACCATAGGCATTTGCGTTATAAATTTCAAAATCATCAGCGCTTTGCCAAGGCTCTTTTAGCTCGTCACCACTTGAAAATATGGCGATACTTGGTTTGTTTAAAATGCTAATGTGAGAAATGCCCTGTGAAGCCAAAAGCATGATGTGAGCGGCTGTTAGTTTTGTGTTGGCTTCTATCAAGAGCTCGCCGGCTTTTATCTCTTCCCCACAAAAACGGTGCGCTTCACCCTTTTTTAGCTTTTCATTTGCGTAAATTTTACCATCTTTTATAATGGCATCTTCAAGCCTTATAACAGTGTCCGCACCTTTTGGAAATAGTGCTCCAGTCATTATTTTGACACACTGATTGCCGCTTATACTTAGTTGTTTTTTTTCTCCAGCAAATATACTATCTATAAGTTCATACCCATC contains:
- a CDS encoding molybdopterin molybdotransferase MoeA, giving the protein MKVEFEQAKEILRQNFNIKASKIVPIEVAVGEILADDILAIKNLPAFDNSALDGYAVIYDNKEDGYELIDSIFAGEKKQLSISGNQCVKIMTGALFPKGADTVIRLEDAIIKDGKIYANEKLKKGEAHRFCGEEIKAGELLIEANTKLTAAHIMLLASQGISHISILNKPSIAIFSSGDELKEPWQSADDFEIYNANAYGIGALLKEKGLNFSYKGIIKDKLQDTIEALRNAQNFDVIFCSGGASKGEADYMKDALIKLGYKELFEHINIRPGGPCKAFAKDKKIVFILPGNPMAAFLCAMLLALPLISGTPLQIQTGKICENIKFKQGRSNIVFCNINENGEISVTDGNKFGSGMITPIIKSNAIYLSQPHESELLKDSLIKILKIS